A single genomic interval of Helianthus annuus cultivar XRQ/B chromosome 6, HanXRQr2.0-SUNRISE, whole genome shotgun sequence harbors:
- the LOC110865357 gene encoding probable glutathione S-transferase, with the protein MNLATQELKPVYQEMAEKVKLYGVEVSPFVCRVKYALNLKGVNYEFIQEDLDNKSPDLLKYNPVLKNVPVLRLLHNGNPISESLVIIEYIDDVWKGVPIMPKDAYEKAQARFWAKFFVDKCHPAIFKAIGSHGEKQDVAEAHEHLQFLENELNVKGSKFFGGDNMGLIDICATFIGYWVGAAEEALGIEVVTKDKFPKVIEWAHNCINCQVVKDDLPSRESLIAYYTRRFGKA; encoded by the exons ATGAATCTAGCCACCCAAGAACTCAAACCAGTTTATCAGGAAATGGCGGAAAAGGTGAAGTTGTACGGAGTTGAAGTAAGTCCGTTCGTTTGCAGAGTCAAATATGCTTTGAATCTCAAGGGAGTCAACTACGAGTTCATCCAAGAAGATCTGGACAACAAGAGTCCCGACCTTCTCAAATACAATCCTGTTCTTAAAAATGTACCCGTTCTCCGACTCCTACACAATGGAAATCCGATATCGGAGTCTCTTGTGATCATCGAGTATATCGATGATGTCTGGAAAGGGGTTCCGATTATGCCCAAGGATGCTTACGAGAAGGCTCAGGCTCGATTTTGGGCCAAGTTCTTTGTTGATAAG TGCCATCCTGCAATATTCAAGGCTATTGGCAGCCATGGAGAGAAGCAAGATGTTGCAGAAGCACATGAGCATCTACAATTTCTGGAAAATGAACTGAATGTCAAAGGCAGCAAGTTTTTTGGAGGTGACAACATGGGACTGATTGATATTTGTGCAACTTTCATAGGCTATTGGGTTGGAGCAGCAGAAGAAGCATTAGGAATAGAGGTGGTGACCAAAGACAAGTTCCCAAAAGTAATAGAATGGGCTCATAACTGTATTAACTGCCAAGTTGTCAAGGATGACTTGCCTTCAAGAGAAAGTCTGATTGCTTATTACACACGGCGGTTTGGTAAGGCGTAA
- the LOC110944704 gene encoding uncharacterized protein LOC110944704, with the protein MEVIMDAHGLWEAVKPPTGVVVDEKKSKQARVFIFQSIPEEILSQAAKKKTAKEVWDSLKSRYVGAERVQKARLRILKSEFEALNMKDSKTVDDYAGKLSGMVSKYNSVGAKLEDEELVRKLFDSVPEKFINLVASIEQTTDVETMLFEEAIAHLKAYEDRLRLRQAKQPNENGLLFTKVDNSSSSRWQGKNQQFTGHNSGGRGKTDRGGRSGFRGRGRGRSNRGGHVGNQDQRNGSRVIDKRYNSPNVNRYLYNFSDALIYHKMSQYVFICTLM; encoded by the coding sequence ATGGAAGTAATCATGGACGCCCACGGGTTGTGGGAAGCCGTAAAGCCACCAACCGGCGTGGTTGTAGACGAGAAGAAATCGAAACAAGCTCGTGTTTTTATTTTTCAATCGATCCCGGAAGAAATCTTGTCGCAAGCTGCGAAGAAAAAGACAGCCAAGGAGGTGTGGGATTCGTTGAAGTCCAGATACGTAGGTGCTGAACGGGTCCAAAAGGCTCGGTTACGGATCTTGAAAAGTGAGTTTGAAGCTCTAAATATGAAGGACAGCAAGACCGTTGATGATTATGCCGGAAAGCTATCCGGTATGGTCTCAAAATACAACAGTGTAGGGGCGAAGCTGGAAGATGAAGAACTGGTTCGTAAGCTTTTCGACTCGGTCCCAGAGAAGTTTATTAATTTGGTTGCATCAATTGAACAAACTACAGATGTCGAAACGATGTTGTTTGAAGAAGCAATAGCACATCTGAAGGCGTACGAAGATCGACTTAGATTACGCCAAGCCAAACAACCCAATGAAAACGGTTTGCTATTCACAAAAGTTGACAACTCATCGAGTTCTAGGTGGCAAGGCAAGAATCAACAATTTACTGGTCATAATTCAGGCGGACGAGGAAAGACCGACCGGGGTGGTCGGAGTGGTTTTCGGGGGCGTGGCCGGGGTAGGAGTAACCGTGGCGGACACGTAGGGAACCAAGATCAAAGAAATGGGTCAAGAGTTATAGACAAAAGATATAACAGCCCTAACGTAAACCGATACCTTTATAACTTTTCCGACGCCCTAATATATCATAAAATGTCTCAATATGTTTTTATATGCACCCTtatgtga